Proteins from one Amycolatopsis benzoatilytica AK 16/65 genomic window:
- a CDS encoding NAD-dependent epimerase/dehydratase family protein, with amino-acid sequence MSDKKVFFTGGGGFIASHVIPILLEKDYSVRIFDNMTRGDRDRVNELVATGKVELIEKDVRYGVGVREAMRGCTHAIHFATVSINKSIADPGESIDINMVGNHNVFAAAADEGVERLVFASSASVYGEPEKLPMHEDDKLNPLTPYCISKRAGEDLLGFYQRQKGLSWNALRFFNVYGPGQKIEAYYTSVINHFIQRLRAGQAPVIDGAGDQSMDFVHVTDLAKGVVAALESEQANLPINIGTGIDTSIATLAKILIEAVGVDVEPEFNKRDVLVSRRAADITRAREVLGWEPQITVEEGMRALVRDSA; translated from the coding sequence ATGTCCGACAAGAAGGTCTTCTTCACCGGCGGCGGCGGCTTCATCGCCTCGCACGTGATCCCGATCCTGCTGGAGAAGGACTACTCGGTCCGCATCTTCGACAACATGACCCGCGGCGACCGCGACCGCGTCAACGAACTCGTCGCCACCGGCAAGGTCGAGCTGATCGAGAAGGACGTGCGCTACGGCGTCGGCGTCCGCGAGGCGATGCGCGGCTGCACGCACGCGATCCACTTCGCCACCGTGTCGATCAACAAGTCGATCGCGGACCCGGGCGAGTCGATCGACATCAACATGGTCGGCAACCACAACGTGTTCGCGGCCGCCGCCGACGAGGGCGTCGAGCGCCTGGTGTTCGCGTCCAGCGCCTCGGTGTACGGCGAGCCGGAGAAGCTGCCGATGCACGAGGACGACAAGCTCAACCCGCTCACCCCGTACTGCATCTCCAAGCGCGCGGGCGAGGACCTGCTGGGCTTCTACCAGCGCCAGAAGGGCCTCTCCTGGAACGCCCTGCGGTTCTTCAACGTGTACGGCCCCGGCCAGAAGATCGAGGCGTACTACACCTCGGTGATCAACCACTTCATCCAGCGCCTGCGCGCCGGTCAGGCCCCGGTCATCGACGGCGCCGGCGACCAGTCGATGGACTTCGTGCACGTCACCGACCTCGCCAAGGGCGTCGTCGCCGCGCTGGAGTCGGAGCAGGCGAACCTGCCGATCAACATCGGCACCGGCATCGACACCTCGATCGCCACCCTGGCGAAGATCCTGATCGAAGCGGTCGGCGTCGACGTCGAGCCGGAGTTCAACAAGCGCGACGTGCTGGTGTCCCGCCGCGCCGCGGACATCACCCGTGCCCGCGAGGTGCTCGGCTGGGAGCCGCAGATCACCGTCGAAGAAGGCATGCGCGCGCTGGTGCGGGACTCCGCGTGA
- a CDS encoding DegT/DnrJ/EryC1/StrS family aminotransferase, whose translation MHRRSTVGEPVLLGRPTVGEEELAAVAEVFRSGWLAGAGPACRRFEERFAQLTGTAHALTTSNCGSALFLGLKVLGVQPGDEVIVGDYTFPATGHAVLQAGAKPVFADIRPDIFSADPAAIEALITPRTVGILAVDVAGQPGDFDEYRAIADKHGLWLFEDAACSAGATYRNRPAGSLADLAAFSFHGRKGITAGEGGALVSDREDLIAHARKIHTYGIEPAISREGSDTLPIPSFHELGWNFRMSDIQAAIMGVQLDRLPDLLATRRSVAKRYHEAFADVEALTVPFEAPDREHPWQAYLLTVAPEISRDALALRIREQGVQCNFGTYASHLQPVYGEQQPLPVSADAFRRQLAIPMHSELTDSEVERVVTTVREAVSALS comes from the coding sequence ATGCACAGGAGATCTACTGTGGGCGAACCCGTCCTGCTCGGGCGGCCGACCGTCGGTGAAGAAGAGCTGGCAGCGGTCGCAGAAGTGTTCCGATCCGGCTGGCTGGCCGGCGCGGGCCCGGCGTGCCGCCGGTTCGAGGAGCGGTTCGCACAGCTCACCGGCACCGCGCACGCTCTGACCACCAGCAACTGCGGCTCAGCCCTGTTCCTCGGCTTGAAGGTGCTCGGCGTCCAGCCGGGCGACGAGGTGATCGTCGGGGACTACACCTTCCCGGCGACCGGCCACGCCGTGCTGCAGGCCGGCGCGAAGCCGGTCTTCGCCGACATCCGCCCGGACATCTTCAGCGCCGACCCGGCCGCGATCGAAGCGCTCATCACGCCGCGCACGGTCGGCATCCTGGCGGTCGACGTCGCGGGCCAGCCGGGCGACTTCGACGAGTACCGCGCGATCGCCGACAAGCACGGCCTGTGGCTGTTCGAGGACGCCGCCTGCTCCGCGGGCGCGACCTACCGCAACCGCCCGGCCGGCAGCCTCGCCGACCTGGCCGCGTTCTCGTTCCACGGCCGCAAGGGCATCACCGCGGGCGAGGGCGGCGCGCTGGTCTCGGACCGCGAGGACCTGATCGCGCACGCGCGCAAGATCCACACCTACGGCATCGAGCCGGCGATCAGCCGCGAGGGCTCGGACACGCTGCCGATCCCGAGCTTCCACGAACTGGGCTGGAACTTCCGGATGTCGGACATCCAGGCCGCGATCATGGGCGTCCAGCTCGACCGGCTGCCCGACCTGCTGGCCACCCGCCGTTCGGTGGCCAAGCGCTACCACGAGGCGTTCGCCGACGTCGAGGCGCTGACCGTGCCGTTCGAGGCGCCCGACCGCGAGCACCCGTGGCAGGCGTACCTGCTGACGGTGGCCCCGGAGATCAGCCGCGACGCGCTCGCGCTGCGGATCCGCGAGCAGGGCGTGCAGTGCAACTTCGGCACCTACGCCTCGCACCTGCAGCCGGTGTACGGCGAGCAGCAGCCGCTGCCGGTGTCCGCCGACGCGTTCCGCCGCCAGCTGGCCATCCCGATGCATTCCGAGCTCACCGACAGCGAAGTCGAGCGCGTGGTCACCACCGTGCGCGAAGCCGTGTCCGCTCTTTCCTGA
- a CDS encoding BTAD domain-containing putative transcriptional regulator — protein sequence MRIGVLGAVVAWDGAGGQIVVGGPRGRALLALLAADAGRFVSAERLIDGLYGEEPPDGAANALQSQVSRLRGALKLPVELTSAGYRLRIEPDEVDAHRFERLAGEGRRELAAGDPTRASDLLGEALALWRGPAFADVPAAQPQATRLARLRDEAAADRVDAEISLGRAADVLDELRTAIAGDPLLERSRAQLVRALHASGRTAEALAAFEDARRTLADELGADPGPELTEAYLAALRDEPSNAATPLPAQLTSFVGRDGELRQVADFLRHARLVTLLGPGGTGKTRLAVEAAADAGPCVFVALAPHVAAGLPQAVLTALGLREGASALRGPGHQDPVDRLVSALRDQATLLVLDNCEHVVAAAAQLVAQLLPACPGLRVLATSREPLGITGEQLAPIPRLAVPPPGTPAAEAAAYPAVRLFLDRARASDPAFRLTEDTAADLVRICAALDGLPLAIELAAARVRTLPVADLAARLGDRFQLLARGSRTADERHRSLRGVVEWSWDLLDEDERGLARRLTVFPGGATLAYAEQVCDAPVDLLPELADKSLVEPANGRYRMLETIRAFCAEKLDEAGETERFRRAHAETFLRLAEEADPKLRTAEQLDWLRKIDAEYDNLIAALRWSAAAEPTLALRLAAALSMYWWLRGRRYEGAALSTEILRHCVAEPPEGYREQFLMCLLTAMAGSPEAAETAAYRSYVEQYLVDASWVPQHPMMLMLSGVVLGPPEDDDARLRLSDLALHSDPWFTALVPMGDGLRAMLAGELDEAEHGLREGEARYRALGERWGLSMALDHLSQLLVLRGQHDEALDAMTESLALMERLGATDDYADLLCRRGDSRALRGDLDGARADYEQTVELARRTGMPETRASGHVGLSHLARRAGDLAGARALAERAAAESTANSFSATIVRAAASVALGWVDLAEHRTADAGRRMRAAVETTHRWHDHGSLANALEGVAGVCAQEERFADAARLLGAAAAVRGTAVPGRPDVVQVTLAAEEALGTAGFAAEYAAGQQLGPADQLELAGLSPDR from the coding sequence ATGCGGATCGGGGTCTTGGGGGCCGTCGTCGCGTGGGACGGCGCGGGCGGGCAGATCGTGGTGGGCGGCCCGCGCGGGCGGGCCTTGCTGGCCCTGCTCGCGGCGGATGCCGGGCGGTTCGTCTCCGCTGAACGGCTGATCGACGGGCTGTACGGCGAGGAGCCCCCGGACGGGGCGGCGAACGCGCTCCAATCTCAGGTGTCGCGGCTGCGCGGCGCGCTGAAGCTGCCCGTCGAACTCACCTCCGCGGGGTACCGCCTGCGGATCGAACCGGACGAAGTGGACGCGCACCGGTTCGAGCGGCTGGCCGGCGAAGGCCGCCGGGAGCTGGCCGCGGGCGACCCGACGCGGGCCAGCGATCTGCTCGGCGAAGCGCTGGCGCTGTGGCGCGGGCCGGCGTTCGCCGACGTCCCCGCCGCGCAGCCGCAAGCGACCCGGCTGGCCAGGCTTCGGGACGAGGCGGCCGCCGACCGGGTCGACGCGGAGATCTCGCTCGGCCGGGCCGCGGACGTCCTCGACGAGCTGCGCACCGCCATCGCCGGCGACCCGCTGCTGGAGCGGTCGCGCGCGCAGCTCGTCCGGGCGCTGCACGCGTCCGGCCGGACCGCCGAGGCGCTGGCCGCCTTCGAAGACGCCCGTCGCACGCTCGCCGACGAGCTGGGCGCCGACCCTGGCCCTGAGCTGACCGAGGCGTACCTGGCCGCCCTGCGCGACGAGCCGTCGAACGCCGCGACGCCGCTGCCCGCGCAGCTCACCAGCTTCGTCGGCCGCGACGGCGAACTGCGGCAGGTCGCCGATTTCCTGCGGCACGCTCGGCTGGTCACGCTGCTCGGCCCCGGCGGGACCGGGAAGACCCGGCTGGCCGTCGAAGCGGCGGCGGACGCTGGTCCGTGCGTGTTCGTGGCGCTGGCTCCGCACGTCGCCGCCGGCCTCCCACAGGCCGTACTGACCGCGCTCGGCCTGCGCGAAGGAGCGTCCGCCCTGCGCGGACCCGGGCATCAGGATCCCGTCGACCGGCTGGTGTCGGCATTGCGCGACCAGGCGACGCTGCTGGTCCTCGACAACTGCGAGCACGTCGTGGCCGCCGCGGCGCAGCTGGTCGCGCAGTTGCTTCCGGCCTGCCCCGGGCTGCGCGTGCTGGCGACGAGCCGGGAACCGCTGGGCATCACCGGCGAACAGCTCGCGCCGATCCCCCGGTTGGCCGTGCCGCCGCCGGGCACCCCCGCCGCCGAGGCCGCCGCGTACCCGGCCGTCCGGCTGTTCCTCGACCGCGCACGGGCGAGCGACCCCGCGTTCCGGCTGACCGAGGACACCGCCGCTGATCTGGTCCGGATCTGCGCCGCGCTGGACGGTCTGCCGCTGGCGATCGAGCTGGCCGCCGCCCGGGTCCGCACGCTGCCGGTCGCCGACCTCGCGGCCCGGCTCGGCGACCGGTTCCAGCTGCTCGCGCGCGGCAGCCGGACCGCGGACGAGCGGCACCGGTCGCTCCGCGGCGTCGTGGAGTGGAGCTGGGATCTCCTGGACGAGGACGAACGCGGCCTCGCTCGCCGGCTGACGGTCTTCCCCGGCGGCGCGACGCTCGCCTACGCCGAGCAGGTGTGCGACGCACCGGTCGACCTGCTGCCCGAACTGGCCGACAAGTCACTCGTGGAGCCGGCCAACGGCCGCTACCGGATGCTGGAGACGATCCGCGCGTTCTGCGCGGAGAAGCTGGACGAAGCCGGTGAGACCGAACGTTTCCGCCGAGCGCACGCGGAGACGTTCCTGCGTCTCGCCGAAGAAGCGGATCCGAAGCTGCGTACCGCCGAACAGCTGGACTGGCTGCGGAAAATCGACGCCGAATACGACAACCTGATAGCCGCGCTCCGCTGGTCCGCCGCGGCCGAACCCACGCTTGCTCTGCGGCTCGCGGCCGCGCTGTCGATGTATTGGTGGCTGCGCGGACGACGCTACGAAGGCGCGGCGCTGTCGACGGAAATCCTGCGGCACTGCGTCGCGGAACCGCCGGAGGGCTACCGCGAGCAATTCCTCATGTGCCTGCTCACCGCGATGGCTGGCTCTCCGGAAGCGGCCGAGACAGCGGCCTATCGGTCCTACGTGGAGCAGTACCTGGTGGATGCTTCCTGGGTTCCGCAGCATCCGATGATGCTCATGCTGTCCGGCGTCGTGCTCGGCCCGCCCGAGGACGACGACGCGAGGCTCCGGCTGTCCGATCTCGCCCTGCACTCCGACCCGTGGTTCACCGCTCTCGTCCCGATGGGCGACGGCCTGCGCGCGATGCTCGCCGGCGAACTGGACGAGGCCGAGCACGGCCTGCGCGAGGGCGAAGCACGCTACCGGGCGCTCGGCGAGCGCTGGGGCCTGTCGATGGCACTCGACCACCTGTCGCAGCTGCTGGTGCTACGCGGCCAGCACGACGAAGCGCTCGACGCGATGACCGAGTCGCTCGCGCTCATGGAACGGCTCGGCGCGACCGACGACTACGCGGACCTCCTGTGCCGCCGAGGCGACAGCCGGGCGCTGCGCGGCGACCTCGACGGCGCACGCGCCGACTACGAGCAGACCGTGGAGCTGGCGCGCCGCACCGGCATGCCCGAAACCCGCGCCAGCGGTCACGTCGGCCTGTCCCACCTCGCGCGCCGCGCCGGCGACCTGGCCGGTGCCCGCGCCCTCGCCGAGCGGGCCGCTGCCGAATCCACCGCGAACTCCTTCTCGGCGACGATCGTGCGGGCCGCCGCGTCGGTCGCGCTCGGCTGGGTCGACCTCGCCGAGCACCGGACCGCCGACGCCGGGCGGAGGATGCGGGCCGCGGTCGAGACCACGCACCGCTGGCATGACCACGGCTCGCTGGCGAACGCGCTGGAGGGCGTCGCCGGGGTCTGTGCCCAGGAAGAACGGTTCGCCGACGCGGCCCGGCTGCTAGGTGCCGCGGCGGCGGTCCGCGGCACCGCCGTGCCCGGCCGGCCGGATGTCGTACAGGTCACCTTGGCCGCGGAAGAGGCGCTCGGGACGGCCGGGTTCGCCGCCGAGTACGCCGCCGGACAGCAGCTCGGACCCGCCGACCAGCTCGAACTCGCCGGATTGTCCCCGGACCGGTGA
- the lhgO gene encoding L-2-hydroxyglutarate oxidase, with amino-acid sequence MRNVVVIGGGIVGLSVAWELSQRGQDVTVLEKEANWAAHQTGHNSNVVHAGLYYKPGSFKARMSVGGNRSIVDFARQYGVPVQVCGKLVVATREEEIPALDTLAERAEANGVPAKRISPAEAREYEPEVSCVAALRVESTGIIDFPAVCAALVRLLDEADADLRLNTPALGIRAARGGGVEVATGTEVLRADALVNCAGLHADRVAELAGLKPSARIVPFRGEYYELKPERRRLVRGLIYPVPDPTLPFLGVHLTRMLDGSVHAGPNAVLALRREGYRWADVSVKDLADVARFPGAWRLARKYAYPTGLEEVLRSFSKKRFAHSLAQLVPAVTEDDIVRHGSGVRAQALRPDGSLVDDFLIESTKDQVHVLNAPSPAATSALEIAKYIADQVTD; translated from the coding sequence GTGCGGAACGTAGTGGTGATCGGCGGGGGAATCGTCGGACTTTCGGTCGCGTGGGAGCTGTCCCAGCGCGGCCAGGACGTGACGGTGCTCGAAAAGGAAGCAAACTGGGCGGCGCACCAGACCGGGCACAACTCGAATGTGGTGCACGCCGGCCTGTATTACAAGCCCGGTTCCTTCAAGGCCCGGATGTCGGTCGGCGGCAACCGGTCCATTGTGGATTTCGCGCGCCAGTACGGCGTACCGGTGCAGGTGTGCGGCAAGCTCGTGGTGGCCACCCGCGAGGAGGAGATCCCCGCGCTGGACACACTCGCCGAGCGAGCCGAGGCCAACGGCGTGCCCGCCAAGCGGATCAGTCCGGCCGAGGCCCGTGAATACGAGCCGGAGGTGTCCTGCGTCGCCGCGCTGCGCGTCGAGTCGACCGGGATCATCGACTTCCCGGCGGTGTGCGCGGCACTGGTGCGGCTGCTCGACGAGGCGGACGCGGACCTGCGGCTGAACACCCCCGCGCTGGGCATCCGCGCGGCCCGCGGCGGCGGGGTCGAGGTGGCCACCGGCACCGAGGTGCTGCGCGCGGACGCGCTGGTCAACTGCGCCGGCCTGCACGCCGACCGGGTGGCCGAACTGGCCGGTCTCAAGCCGAGCGCACGGATCGTGCCGTTCCGCGGCGAGTACTACGAGCTGAAGCCGGAGCGCCGGCGCCTGGTGCGCGGCCTGATCTACCCGGTGCCGGACCCGACGCTGCCGTTCCTCGGCGTGCACCTGACCCGGATGCTGGACGGCAGCGTGCACGCGGGCCCGAACGCGGTCCTCGCGCTGCGCCGCGAGGGCTACCGCTGGGCGGACGTGTCAGTCAAAGACCTGGCCGACGTCGCCCGCTTCCCGGGCGCGTGGCGGCTGGCGCGCAAGTACGCGTATCCGACCGGGCTGGAGGAGGTGCTGCGGTCGTTTTCCAAGAAGCGGTTCGCGCACAGCCTCGCCCAGCTGGTCCCCGCGGTCACCGAGGACGACATCGTGCGCCACGGTTCCGGGGTGCGCGCGCAGGCGCTGCGCCCGGACGGCTCGCTGGTGGACGACTTCCTGATCGAGTCCACAAAGGACCAGGTGCACGTGCTGAACGCGCCCAGCCCGGCGGCGACCAGCGCGCTGGAGATCGCGAAGTACATCGCCGACCAGGTGACCGACTGA
- a CDS encoding DUF3558 family protein, translating into MGFKGTAAAFGAAALLLAGCTTQVSGSASPVPGQGPVTPVVDACALLDAQQLAALGYQAQGKPEKASKERRTPATCRWTGTDPDHSTMLIVGWSVDQSLDEYLQGALKKADPVSLGGLQWTRYAGFMGGSCDLYTTFSEKSFAFVSVANDDDAKACQTAKQVTPQVAAKLPGGQPAPPLAPPSTTPSDAPPSGPLASVNPCTLLKPEQAQQLKMEPQGQLDHSSVIAAASYCLWKDTDGDAGQKPFEVWVGPGVPITQWAGMNVAPTEQIDNGGRKWSLFPKLGGLDAICAAAVTVAGTSSVRIVSGNLDDPAKACDAIRAGIPLVSGNLPA; encoded by the coding sequence ATGGGGTTCAAAGGAACGGCGGCCGCGTTCGGTGCGGCGGCGCTGCTGCTGGCCGGGTGCACGACGCAGGTGAGCGGCTCGGCGTCGCCAGTGCCCGGGCAGGGGCCGGTGACGCCGGTCGTCGACGCGTGCGCGCTGCTCGACGCGCAGCAACTCGCCGCGCTCGGATACCAGGCGCAGGGAAAACCGGAGAAGGCGAGCAAGGAACGGCGGACGCCCGCGACGTGCCGGTGGACCGGGACGGACCCCGACCACAGCACCATGCTGATCGTCGGCTGGTCGGTGGATCAGAGCCTCGACGAGTACCTTCAGGGCGCGTTGAAGAAGGCCGACCCGGTGTCGCTGGGTGGGCTCCAGTGGACGCGCTATGCCGGTTTCATGGGCGGCAGCTGCGACCTGTACACGACGTTCAGCGAGAAGTCGTTCGCCTTCGTCAGCGTGGCCAACGACGACGACGCGAAAGCGTGCCAGACGGCGAAGCAGGTCACCCCGCAGGTCGCCGCGAAACTGCCGGGCGGGCAGCCGGCCCCGCCGCTCGCGCCGCCCAGCACCACGCCCTCGGACGCTCCGCCGTCCGGTCCGCTCGCGTCCGTCAACCCGTGCACGTTGCTGAAGCCGGAGCAGGCGCAGCAGCTGAAGATGGAACCGCAGGGCCAGCTGGATCATTCGTCGGTCATCGCGGCGGCGAGCTACTGCCTGTGGAAGGACACCGACGGGGACGCCGGGCAGAAGCCGTTCGAGGTGTGGGTCGGACCGGGCGTGCCGATCACTCAGTGGGCCGGGATGAACGTCGCGCCGACCGAGCAGATCGACAACGGCGGCCGGAAGTGGTCGCTGTTTCCGAAGCTCGGCGGGCTCGACGCGATCTGCGCGGCCGCGGTGACCGTGGCGGGCACCTCGTCGGTCCGGATCGTGAGCGGCAACCTCGACGATCCGGCCAAGGCGTGCGACGCGATCCGCGCCGGGATCCCGCTGGTGTCCGGGAATCTGCCTGCCTGA
- the serS gene encoding serine--tRNA ligase produces the protein MIDPRTLREDPEAVRASQRARGEDEGVVDKLLEFDQRRRSAIAAADKLRAEQKSVSKQVPKASKEERPELLARAKDLSEQVKAAEQEQNEASDEFEKLFRIVPNLVHPDAPVGGEDDFAVLKTVGEVPSFDFAPRDHLDLMEGLGAVDMERGAKVSGSRFYFLSGVGAQLQLALLNMAVARAMANGFTPMITPSLVRPEIMAGTGFLGAHSSEVYQLRDDDLYLVGTSEVPLAGYHSDEILDLGSGPRRYAGWSSCYRREAGSYGKDTRGIIRVHQFDKVEMFVFAKPEDAEAEHERLLGWEEEMLAAIEVPYRVIDTATGDLGTSAYRKFDCEAWVPTQETYRELTSTSNCTTFQARRLSVRYRDDNGKPQTAATLNGTLATTRWIVAIVENHQQPDGSVRVPVALRPFLGGLEVLEPVKR, from the coding sequence GTGATTGACCCCAGGACTCTGCGCGAAGACCCGGAAGCCGTGCGCGCGTCGCAGCGTGCCCGTGGCGAGGACGAGGGAGTGGTCGACAAGCTGCTCGAGTTCGACCAGCGCCGCCGCTCTGCGATTGCCGCCGCCGACAAGCTGAGGGCCGAGCAGAAGTCCGTCTCCAAGCAGGTGCCGAAGGCGTCCAAGGAGGAGCGCCCGGAGCTGCTCGCCCGCGCCAAGGACCTGTCCGAGCAGGTCAAGGCCGCCGAGCAGGAGCAGAACGAAGCCTCGGACGAGTTCGAGAAGCTGTTCCGCATCGTGCCGAACCTGGTGCACCCGGACGCACCGGTCGGCGGCGAGGACGACTTCGCGGTGCTGAAGACCGTCGGCGAGGTGCCGTCGTTCGACTTCGCCCCGCGCGACCACCTCGACCTGATGGAGGGCCTCGGCGCGGTCGACATGGAGCGCGGCGCGAAGGTGTCCGGGTCGCGGTTCTACTTCCTCTCCGGCGTCGGCGCGCAGCTGCAGCTGGCGCTGCTGAACATGGCCGTCGCCCGCGCGATGGCGAACGGCTTCACTCCGATGATCACCCCGTCGCTGGTCCGCCCGGAAATCATGGCCGGCACCGGATTCCTCGGCGCGCACTCGTCGGAGGTGTACCAGCTGCGCGACGACGACCTGTACCTGGTCGGCACGTCCGAGGTCCCGCTCGCGGGCTACCACTCGGACGAGATCCTCGACCTCGGTTCCGGTCCGCGCCGCTACGCCGGCTGGTCGTCGTGCTACCGCCGCGAGGCCGGGTCGTACGGCAAGGACACCCGCGGCATCATCCGGGTGCACCAGTTCGACAAGGTCGAGATGTTCGTGTTCGCCAAGCCGGAGGACGCCGAAGCCGAGCACGAGCGGCTGCTCGGCTGGGAAGAGGAGATGCTGGCCGCGATCGAGGTCCCGTACCGGGTCATCGACACCGCGACCGGCGACCTCGGCACGTCCGCCTACCGCAAGTTCGACTGCGAGGCGTGGGTGCCGACCCAGGAGACCTACCGCGAGCTGACGTCGACGTCCAACTGCACCACGTTCCAGGCCCGCCGGCTGTCCGTCCGCTACCGCGACGACAACGGCAAGCCGCAGACCGCGGCCACGCTGAACGGCACCCTCGCGACCACCCGCTGGATCGTCGCGATCGTGGAGAACCACCAGCAGCCGGACGGTTCGGTCCGGGTGCCGGTGGCGTTGCGGCCGTTCCTGGGCGGGCTTGAGGTGCTGGAGCCGGTCAAGCGCTGA